The following DNA comes from Burkholderia sp. HI2500.
ATCGCCGGCGTGGCCGACACGGCGCCTGGCAGCAGCGCCCGCAACGCGCTGGTGCGGCACCTGAAGCGCCGCTCGGCGCGCGAGATCAACGCGCGCCGCCAGGCGGCCGTGCAAGCGCTCGCGGCGGCGGGCCACGCGCTGCGCTTCGTGAACGGCGGCGGCACCGGCAGTATCGAGAGCACGCTCGGCGACGCGTCGGTCACCGAGCTTGCGGCCGGCTCCGGCCTCTACGCGCCGGCGCTGTTCGATCACTACGCGGCGTTTCGCGCGCAGCCGGCCGCCGGCTTCGCGCTGCCGGTCGTGCGGATTCCGCAACCGGGCATCGTGACCTGTTCGGGCGGCGGCTATGTCGCATCGGGGCCGGCCGGCAAGAGCCGCCTGCCGCGGCCGTGGCTGCCGGCCGGCTGCACACTGATCGACAACGAAGGCGCGGGCGAGGTGCAGACGCCCGTGCGCGTGCCGCGCGGCGTCGCACCGGCGATCGGCGATCCGATCCTGTTCCGACACGCGAAGGCCGGTGAACTGTGCGAGCGCTTCAACACGCTGCTGCTGATCCGCGGCGGCCGCGTGGTCGGCGAGGCGCTCACTTATCGCGGCGAAGGCAAGAGCTTTTTCTAGCGGGCCGCGCGGCCCGTCGTTCAAAACCGGTCAACCCGTTCAATCCATTCAAACGACAACCACGGAGACAAAGCCATGTGGCGCAACTGGTCGGGATATGTCTGCAGTCCTGATGCAACCGTGTCGACGCCTGCGTCGCCCGCCGGGCTCGCGGCCGTGCTGCGCGACGCGGCGGCCGCCGGCGCCACCGTGCGCGCGGCCGGTGCCGGTCATTCGTTCTCGCCGCTCGTGCAGACCGACGACGTGATCCTGTCGCTCGACGCGATGCAGGGCGTGATCGACGTCGACCGCGACCGGCGCGTCGCGCGCGTGCAGGCCGGCACGCGGCTGTGGGCGCTGGGCCCGACGCTCGCCGCGCACGGCCTCGCGATGGAGAACCTCGGCGACATCAACGTGCAGTCGATCGCCGGCGCGACCAGCACCGGCACGCACGGCACCGGCATCACGCTCGGCAACCTGTCGACGCAGATCGACAGCCTGACCTTCATGTGCGCGGACGGCAGCGAGATCCGCGCGAGCGCCGGCACGCATCCCGACCTGTTCGCCGGCGGCCGGATCGGGCTCGGCGCGCTCGGCGTGCTGACGGAGATCGGCCTGCGCCTCGTGCCCGCGTTCAAGCTGCGCCTCGAGCGCGGCGGGATGCAGCTCGACGACTGCCTCGCGCAAGCGGATGCGCTGATCGCGAAGCATCGCTCGTTCGAGTTCTACTGGTTCCCGCATACGGACACCGTGCTGACCAAGGCGTGGGACATGACCGACGAGCCGGCCGACGCGGTGCACTGGGCAAGCCGCGCATCCGAGTCGTTCCTCGAGAACACGGTGTTCGGCGCGCTGTGCGGGCTCGGCCGGCGCGTGCCGTCGCTGTGCCCGGCGCTGAGCCGGCTGTGCGCATCGACGGTGTCGGCCGGCCGCCACGTGGATGCGAGCTACGCGATGCTGTCGACGGTGCGCCGCGTGCGCTTCAACGAAATGGAGTGGTCGGTGCCGGCCGAACGCGGCGCCGATGCGCTGCGCGAGATCCGCGCG
Coding sequences within:
- a CDS encoding D-arabinono-1,4-lactone oxidase — encoded protein: MWRNWSGYVCSPDATVSTPASPAGLAAVLRDAAAAGATVRAAGAGHSFSPLVQTDDVILSLDAMQGVIDVDRDRRVARVQAGTRLWALGPTLAAHGLAMENLGDINVQSIAGATSTGTHGTGITLGNLSTQIDSLTFMCADGSEIRASAGTHPDLFAGGRIGLGALGVLTEIGLRLVPAFKLRLERGGMQLDDCLAQADALIAKHRSFEFYWFPHTDTVLTKAWDMTDEPADAVHWASRASESFLENTVFGALCGLGRRVPSLCPALSRLCASTVSAGRHVDASYAMLSTVRRVRFNEMEWSVPAERGADALREIRAFIARRSFPLMFPLEYRWVRGDDIWLSPDYGRDSVRISVHQYRGMPFDAYFSGVQAICRNHGGRPHWGKVHAMKAAELAACYPHWDDFLALREQMDPHGRFLTPYLRTLFGLPQRASASASVASAACATPARRGTHPMPETAGIVQDRPRSNQEAS
- a CDS encoding amino acid deaminase/aldolase, whose protein sequence is MSRADLPHRASAAIHDYPTYRDALAGRRLPTAFVDLDCLDANLADLKRRARGLPIRLATKSVRSRELIGAVLAAGPFMQGLLCYSAAEAAWLADGGFDDIVVAYPAVEPDDLRAVAAQLRRGRSITLMVDAAVQVDAIDRVAHDERVTIPLAIDLDMSSAYPGLYFGMYRSPVRDAAGALALANHIGERQHVRLDGLMGYEGQIAGVADTAPGSSARNALVRHLKRRSAREINARRQAAVQALAAAGHALRFVNGGGTGSIESTLGDASVTELAAGSGLYAPALFDHYAAFRAQPAAGFALPVVRIPQPGIVTCSGGGYVASGPAGKSRLPRPWLPAGCTLIDNEGAGEVQTPVRVPRGVAPAIGDPILFRHAKAGELCERFNTLLLIRGGRVVGEALTYRGEGKSFF